In the Pseudomonas orientalis genome, one interval contains:
- a CDS encoding DEAD/DEAH box helicase, with translation MNLPDSTDKALDGFHPAVSTWFRSTFPSVTGAQARAWPLIRQRRSTLIAAPTGSGKTLTAFLAVLDDLVHQGLVNGGQLPDETLVVYVSPLKALSNDIQLNLQNPLAGITEHLEKQGLPPLVIRTAVRTGDTPQKDRAQMRKRAPHILVTTPESLYVLLGSDSGRQMLASTRTVIVDEIHAIAAGKRGSHLALSLERLQALCAEPLTRIGLSATQKPIDAVSRFLVGTGRECAIVDIGHARPRDLAIEVPPVPLSAVMANDVWELVYNRLAELAREHRTTLIFVNTRRLAERLARHLSERLGKTAVAAHHGSLAKEMRLDAEQRLKAGELQVLIATASLELGIDIGDVDLVCQISSPGSINGFLQRVGRSGHQVGGTPKGRLFATTRDDLIECAALLDCVRRGELDTLHIPVAPLDVLAQQIIAEVSAREWSEAALLTLIRRAAPYAALDERHYQALLHMLADGYNGRQGIRSAYLHRDAVTHTLRGRRGARLTAVTSGGTIPDNADYSVLLEPQSLNIGSVNEDFAVESIAGDIFQLGNTSYRILRVEAGKVRVEDAHGQPPTIPFWLGEAPGRSNELSAAVARLQGQLDQLLSASPGDLQPAQTWLTDTLGLNRASAEQLLDYLARARLALSALPSRDTLIMERFFDESGGTQLIIHTPFGSRINRAWGLALRKRFCRTFNFELQAAASENAIVLSLSTSHSFALDDVWRYLNSNSAEHLLIQAVLDAPLFGVRWRWNAGVALALPRYTGGRKVAPQIQRMKSEDLIASVFPDQIACLENLAGEREVPDHPLVEQTLDDCLHEAMDSEGWLALLRRMEAGDVRMVSRDLPAPSPMAAEILSARPYTFLDDAPLEERRTQAVLNRRWSDPQSTDDLGALDAEAIAGVCEEAWPAPQGPDEMHEALMSLACVAEQEVTPQWAEWLQALNKAGRAYPLPNGLWVAVERLSCLQAIYSHNLPLLPGFDAPWTFDEALVEVLRARLGGFGPLTLPEIAAPLALPPATVAQGLARLEQEGYVLRGHFSPGCNDEQWCERHLLARIHRYTVKRLRREIEPVALQDFMRFLFDWQHLSDSTRGQGSAVLPQIVAQFEGYAAATSAWDSDLLSARIKDYASTWLDDLCRSGKLVWTRLSHKAGAMALRSTPIVLLPRSQVPLWSGLTEQTDSTTLSPKAQKVHLALREQGALFFDELVHEAHLLRSELETALQELVGAGLVNADSFAGLRALTTPASKRQARSSRRGRGAFIGGMDDAGRWALIRRAPGEPGAHSAETLEHVAMTLLRRYGVVFWRLLEREADWLPSWRELLRTYHRLEARGEIRGGRFVSGLAGEQFALPEAIPLLREVRRRPHDASLVAVCGADPLNLVGTLLPGSKVPAVSGNRIVYRDGVPAGVMVGGKQQVLLEVDQQAIQEKLLRR, from the coding sequence ATGAACCTTCCCGACTCAACAGACAAGGCACTGGACGGCTTCCACCCCGCCGTCAGTACCTGGTTTCGCAGTACTTTCCCCTCGGTGACCGGCGCGCAGGCCCGGGCGTGGCCGCTGATCCGTCAGCGCCGTTCGACGCTGATCGCCGCGCCGACCGGTTCGGGCAAGACCCTGACCGCCTTTCTCGCGGTGTTGGACGACCTGGTCCACCAAGGGCTGGTCAACGGCGGCCAGCTGCCCGATGAAACCCTGGTGGTCTATGTTTCGCCGCTCAAGGCGCTGTCCAACGATATTCAGCTCAACCTGCAAAACCCGCTGGCCGGCATCACCGAGCATCTTGAAAAACAAGGCCTGCCGCCGCTGGTGATCCGCACCGCAGTGCGCACCGGTGACACCCCGCAAAAAGACCGTGCGCAGATGCGCAAGCGCGCGCCGCATATTCTGGTCACCACCCCGGAATCGCTGTATGTGCTGCTCGGCTCGGACTCGGGCAGGCAGATGCTCGCCAGCACGCGCACGGTGATCGTCGATGAAATCCACGCGATTGCCGCCGGCAAGCGCGGCAGCCACCTGGCGTTAAGCCTGGAGCGCCTGCAGGCCCTGTGCGCCGAGCCGCTGACGCGCATCGGCCTGTCGGCCACGCAAAAGCCCATCGACGCGGTGTCGCGCTTTTTGGTCGGCACCGGCCGCGAGTGCGCCATCGTCGACATCGGCCACGCCCGCCCGCGTGATCTGGCTATCGAAGTGCCGCCGGTGCCGCTCTCGGCGGTGATGGCCAATGACGTGTGGGAACTGGTCTATAACCGCCTCGCCGAGCTGGCGCGCGAACACCGCACCACGCTGATATTCGTGAACACCCGGCGCCTGGCCGAACGTTTGGCGCGGCATCTGAGCGAGCGCCTGGGCAAGACGGCGGTGGCCGCCCACCACGGCAGCCTGGCCAAGGAGATGCGCCTGGACGCCGAGCAACGCCTCAAGGCCGGTGAGCTGCAAGTGCTGATCGCCACCGCGTCGCTGGAGCTGGGAATCGATATCGGCGATGTGGACCTGGTCTGCCAGATCAGCTCGCCCGGCTCGATCAACGGGTTTCTGCAACGGGTCGGCCGCTCCGGGCACCAGGTCGGCGGCACGCCCAAGGGCCGGCTGTTTGCCACCACCCGCGACGACCTGATCGAGTGCGCCGCCCTCCTCGACTGCGTGCGCCGTGGCGAGCTCGACACCTTGCACATCCCCGTGGCGCCGCTGGACGTGCTGGCCCAGCAGATCATCGCCGAGGTCAGCGCCCGCGAGTGGTCCGAAGCGGCCCTGCTGACGCTTATCCGTCGTGCCGCGCCGTATGCCGCGCTGGACGAGCGCCATTACCAGGCGCTGCTGCACATGCTCGCCGACGGCTACAATGGTCGCCAGGGTATCCGCAGCGCTTATCTGCACCGCGACGCGGTCACTCATACCCTGCGCGGCCGCCGTGGTGCCCGGCTCACCGCCGTGACCAGCGGCGGCACCATCCCCGACAACGCCGACTACAGCGTGTTGCTCGAGCCCCAGAGCCTGAACATCGGCAGCGTCAACGAAGACTTTGCGGTGGAGAGCATCGCCGGCGATATTTTCCAGCTGGGCAATACGTCCTACCGCATACTGCGGGTGGAAGCCGGCAAGGTGCGCGTCGAGGACGCCCACGGCCAGCCGCCGACCATTCCGTTCTGGCTGGGCGAAGCGCCAGGGCGCAGCAACGAGTTGTCGGCGGCAGTGGCCCGTTTGCAGGGGCAGTTGGACCAGTTGCTCAGCGCCAGCCCGGGCGATCTGCAACCGGCGCAGACATGGCTCACCGACACCCTCGGTCTGAACCGCGCCAGCGCCGAACAACTGCTGGATTACCTGGCCCGCGCGCGCTTGGCCCTCAGCGCCTTGCCGTCCCGGGACACCTTGATCATGGAGCGGTTTTTCGACGAGTCCGGCGGCACCCAGTTGATCATCCACACGCCCTTTGGCAGCCGCATCAACCGCGCCTGGGGCCTGGCCCTGCGCAAACGCTTTTGCCGCACCTTCAACTTCGAGCTGCAAGCGGCGGCCAGCGAAAATGCGATTGTGCTGTCGCTGTCCACCAGCCACAGCTTTGCGCTGGATGACGTGTGGCGCTACCTCAACAGCAATAGCGCCGAACACCTGTTGATCCAGGCGGTGCTGGATGCGCCGTTGTTCGGCGTGCGCTGGCGCTGGAACGCCGGCGTGGCCCTGGCATTGCCGCGCTATACCGGCGGGCGCAAGGTGGCGCCGCAGATCCAGCGCATGAAAAGCGAAGACCTGATCGCCAGTGTGTTTCCCGACCAGATTGCCTGCCTGGAAAACCTCGCCGGCGAACGCGAAGTGCCCGACCATCCGCTGGTGGAACAAACCCTCGATGACTGCCTGCACGAAGCCATGGACAGCGAGGGCTGGCTGGCCCTGTTGCGGCGCATGGAAGCGGGCGACGTGCGCATGGTCAGCCGTGACCTGCCCGCGCCCTCGCCGATGGCCGCCGAGATTCTCAGCGCGCGCCCCTACACCTTTCTCGACGACGCGCCGCTGGAGGAACGCCGCACCCAGGCCGTGCTCAACCGCCGCTGGAGCGACCCGCAAAGCACCGACGACCTCGGCGCACTGGATGCCGAGGCGATTGCCGGCGTATGCGAGGAAGCCTGGCCGGCGCCCCAGGGGCCGGATGAAATGCACGAAGCGCTGATGAGCCTGGCCTGTGTTGCAGAGCAGGAGGTCACGCCGCAGTGGGCCGAATGGCTGCAGGCGCTGAACAAAGCCGGACGCGCTTATCCACTGCCCAACGGCCTGTGGGTAGCCGTGGAACGCTTGAGTTGCCTGCAGGCGATCTACTCGCACAACCTGCCGTTGCTGCCCGGTTTCGACGCGCCGTGGACATTCGATGAGGCCTTGGTGGAGGTACTGCGTGCGCGCCTGGGCGGTTTCGGCCCATTGACGCTGCCCGAGATTGCCGCGCCCCTGGCCCTGCCGCCCGCCACCGTGGCCCAGGGATTGGCGCGGCTGGAGCAGGAAGGCTACGTGTTGCGCGGCCACTTCAGCCCGGGCTGTAATGATGAGCAATGGTGCGAACGGCATCTGCTGGCGCGTATTCATCGCTATACGGTCAAGCGCCTGCGCCGGGAAATCGAACCGGTCGCGCTGCAGGATTTCATGCGCTTTCTGTTTGACTGGCAGCACTTGTCCGACAGCACGCGCGGCCAGGGCAGCGCGGTATTGCCGCAGATAGTCGCCCAGTTCGAAGGCTATGCCGCCGCCACCTCGGCCTGGGACAGTGACCTGCTCAGTGCGCGTATCAAGGATTACGCCTCGACCTGGCTCGACGACCTGTGCCGCAGCGGCAAGCTGGTGTGGACGCGCCTGAGCCACAAGGCTGGCGCCATGGCCTTGCGCAGCACGCCAATCGTGCTGTTGCCGCGCAGCCAGGTGCCGTTGTGGAGCGGGCTGACCGAACAGACCGACAGCACGACGCTGTCGCCCAAGGCGCAGAAAGTCCATTTGGCCCTGCGCGAACAGGGCGCGCTGTTTTTCGATGAGCTGGTGCATGAAGCCCATCTGCTGCGCAGCGAGCTGGAAACCGCGCTGCAGGAGTTGGTCGGCGCGGGGTTGGTGAATGCCGACAGCTTCGCTGGACTGCGCGCCCTGACCACGCCCGCCAGCAAACGCCAGGCGCGCAGCAGCCGGCGTGGACGCGGCGCCTTCATCGGCGGCATGGACGATGCCGGGCGCTGGGCGTTGATTCGCCGCGCGCCGGGCGAGCCCGGTGCGCATTCGGCCGAGACGCTGGAGCATGTGGCAATGACCCTGCTGCGCCGCTATGGGGTGGTGTTCTGGCGCTTGCTGGAGCGCGAGGCGGACTGGTTGCCGAGCTGGCGGGAATTGCTGCGCACCTACCACCGCCTGGAAGCGCGGGGCGAGATTCGCGGCGGGCGGTTTGTCAGTGGCCTGGCGGGGGAACAATTTGCACTGCCCGAGGCGATCCCGTTGCTGCGTGAAGTGCGACGCCGGCCCCATGACGCAAGCTTGGTCGCGGTGTGCGGGGCTGACCCGCTGAACCTGGTCGGCACACTGCTACCGGGAAGCAAAGTGCCGGCGGTGAGTGGCAATCGGATTGTGTACCGGGATGGGGTGCCGGCGGGGGTGATGGTGGGGGGTAAGCAGCAGGTGTTGCTGGAGGTGGATCAGCAGGCGATTCAGGAGAAGTTGCTCAGGCGGTGA
- a CDS encoding mechanosensitive ion channel family protein translates to MLNLKTALLLGALLLCGNGALQAAATAPEPEAPAKPELLVEGGLLGAISSSIDDVQQKLDLNQNFIDEWRLRADRAANEVGRLVDQTAARSPWSVAGDFLLLSAVWIGAFAVLTLVGRVVVRRLGQRGFFQRRERLLAVLGYVVPYTVPAVICLPLTLYVSHFLATSVGRALALCFAYATSSGIFSTSMLLCVIVMFNLGHKRPAVRLIRNYCPKPLFLIGFLAALSDALTSPQIARQLGGNITSSIAVFTGLFATVIFGVLVVRLRRPVAHLIRNRPLAQRLKHPALQQSLRVFSGLWYWPILLMVLVSAINLIGAGDDNQKALRCALFTTILLIGTVFLSTVLQHLFKSRSQVAIQRSSAYKERFLSLLHAVLRIVMAVAFIEVLGRIWGVSLFEFAQRNSVGRAISDSLSSIGLILLMTWLFWVVLDTAIQEALKPPVNKRSSRQPSTRVKTILPLLRNAVKIILVVICAITTMANLGINVAPLLAGAGVVGLAIGFGSQQLVQDVITGLFIIIEDTLSIGDWVVLDSGHAGTVEGLTIRTLRLRDGKGFVHSVPFGQIKAVTNQSRQFAYAFFSVQFTYDTDVDKAVELIREAGQSIRDDVFLKYNLQGPLEVFGVDKMDLNGVVLTAQFRTVSGGQYAVSRAFNQRLKKLVDNCDEVHFAQTYPQQVLLPKRVGQEHEVEMTEQPRAE, encoded by the coding sequence TTGCTGAATTTAAAGACTGCATTACTGCTCGGCGCGTTGCTGTTGTGCGGCAACGGCGCACTGCAGGCCGCGGCCACCGCGCCTGAACCCGAAGCCCCGGCCAAGCCGGAATTGCTGGTGGAGGGCGGCCTGCTTGGGGCGATCAGCTCCAGCATCGATGATGTGCAGCAGAAGCTGGACCTCAACCAGAACTTCATTGACGAGTGGCGGCTGCGGGCCGACCGGGCCGCGAACGAAGTCGGGCGTCTGGTCGACCAGACCGCTGCGCGCTCGCCATGGAGCGTGGCCGGGGATTTCCTGTTGCTGTCCGCCGTGTGGATCGGCGCGTTTGCCGTGCTGACGCTGGTAGGCCGCGTTGTCGTGCGGCGCTTGGGGCAGCGTGGTTTTTTCCAGCGCCGGGAGCGTCTGCTGGCGGTGCTCGGGTATGTGGTGCCCTACACCGTCCCCGCCGTTATCTGCCTGCCGTTGACGCTGTATGTCAGCCACTTTTTAGCCACCTCCGTGGGCCGGGCGCTGGCGCTGTGTTTTGCCTACGCCACCAGTAGCGGCATCTTTTCCACCTCGATGCTGCTGTGCGTCATTGTCATGTTCAACCTGGGCCACAAACGCCCGGCGGTGCGGTTGATCCGCAACTACTGTCCAAAACCGCTGTTCCTGATCGGCTTCTTGGCGGCCCTCAGCGACGCGCTGACCAGTCCGCAGATCGCCCGCCAGCTTGGCGGCAATATCACCAGCAGTATCGCGGTGTTCACTGGCCTGTTCGCCACGGTGATCTTCGGTGTGCTGGTGGTGCGTCTGCGCCGTCCCGTGGCGCATCTGATTCGCAATCGGCCGCTGGCCCAGCGTCTCAAGCATCCGGCATTGCAGCAATCATTGCGGGTATTTTCCGGGCTCTGGTACTGGCCGATCCTGCTGATGGTGCTGGTCTCGGCAATCAACCTGATCGGTGCCGGCGACGATAATCAAAAAGCCCTGCGCTGTGCCTTGTTTACCACCATTTTGCTGATCGGCACGGTGTTCCTCAGCACGGTGCTGCAACACCTGTTCAAGTCCCGCAGCCAGGTGGCGATCCAGCGCAGCAGCGCCTACAAGGAGCGCTTCCTCAGCCTGTTGCATGCGGTGTTGCGCATCGTCATGGCGGTCGCCTTTATCGAAGTGCTCGGGCGTATCTGGGGCGTGTCGTTGTTCGAGTTTGCCCAGCGCAACTCGGTGGGCCGGGCGATCAGCGATTCCCTGAGCAGTATTGGCCTGATCCTGCTGATGACCTGGTTGTTCTGGGTGGTGCTCGATACGGCGATCCAGGAAGCCTTGAAACCGCCTGTCAACAAGCGCTCCAGCCGCCAGCCCAGTACCCGGGTGAAAACCATTCTGCCGTTGTTGCGCAACGCGGTGAAAATCATCCTGGTGGTGATTTGTGCGATCACTACCATGGCCAACCTGGGCATCAACGTCGCGCCGTTGCTGGCGGGTGCCGGTGTGGTCGGCCTGGCCATCGGTTTCGGCTCGCAGCAACTGGTGCAGGACGTGATCACCGGCCTGTTCATCATTATCGAAGACACCCTGTCGATCGGCGACTGGGTGGTGCTCGACTCCGGGCATGCCGGTACCGTCGAGGGCCTGACCATCCGTACCCTGCGCCTGCGCGACGGCAAGGGCTTCGTGCATTCGGTGCCGTTCGGGCAGATCAAGGCGGTCACCAACCAGTCGCGCCAGTTCGCGTATGCGTTCTTCTCGGTGCAGTTCACTTACGACACCGATGTGGACAAAGCCGTGGAGCTGATCCGCGAGGCCGGGCAGTCGATCCGCGACGACGTGTTCCTCAAGTACAACCTGCAAGGGCCGCTGGAGGTGTTTGGCGTCGACAAGATGGACCTTAACGGCGTGGTGCTGACGGCGCAGTTCCGTACTGTGTCGGGTGGGCAATATGCGGTGAGCCGCGCGTTCAACCAGCGCTTGAAGAAGCTTGTGGATAACTGCGATGAGGTGCATTTCGCGCAGACTTATCCACAGCAGGTGTTGTTGCCCAAGCGGGTGGGGCAGGAGCATGAGGTGGAGATGACCGAGCAGCCGCGTGCCGAGTGA
- a CDS encoding DUF72 domain-containing protein: MAAIHIGISGWRYTPWRGDFYPEGLTQKRELQFASRAVSAIEINGSFYALQTPKRYAEWYADTPEGFMFSVKAPRYITHILRLRDVHKPMANFFASGVLELKDKLGPILWQFPPSFKFDPPLFEAFLAELPTTTLQAAALAHQHEPRLNGKASMKAYGKQPLRHAVEIRHQSFAVPEFVQLLDKYGVALVVADTAGKWPYAEDVTANFMYLRLHGDKQLYASGYTDEALKRWGDRIERWRHGKQPADAHLIDPQHKPRARKQRDVFCFFDNDIKVRAPFDARQLLQRFGLDKHLATAPGQLPEPGVLP, encoded by the coding sequence ATGGCGGCGATTCACATCGGCATTTCCGGCTGGCGCTACACGCCCTGGCGGGGCGATTTCTACCCCGAAGGCCTGACCCAGAAACGCGAGTTGCAGTTTGCGTCACGCGCCGTCAGCGCTATCGAAATCAACGGTTCGTTCTACGCGCTGCAAACTCCCAAGCGCTATGCAGAGTGGTACGCCGACACGCCCGAAGGGTTCATGTTCAGCGTCAAGGCCCCGCGCTATATCACCCACATCCTGCGCCTGCGCGATGTGCACAAGCCCATGGCGAATTTTTTCGCGTCGGGGGTACTGGAGCTCAAAGACAAGCTTGGGCCGATCCTCTGGCAGTTCCCGCCCAGCTTCAAGTTCGACCCGCCCCTGTTCGAAGCCTTCCTTGCCGAACTGCCCACCACCACCTTGCAGGCCGCCGCCCTCGCCCATCAGCATGAACCACGCCTGAACGGCAAGGCGAGCATGAAGGCCTACGGCAAGCAGCCGTTGCGCCATGCGGTGGAAATTCGCCACCAGAGCTTTGCGGTGCCTGAGTTTGTGCAGTTGCTGGACAAGTATGGCGTGGCCCTGGTGGTGGCGGACACCGCCGGCAAGTGGCCGTATGCCGAAGACGTCACCGCCAACTTCATGTACCTGCGCCTGCATGGCGACAAGCAGTTGTACGCCAGTGGCTATACCGACGAAGCCCTCAAGCGTTGGGGCGACCGCATCGAGCGCTGGCGTCACGGCAAGCAGCCTGCGGATGCGCATTTGATCGACCCGCAACACAAGCCACGCGCGCGCAAACAGCGCGACGTGTTCTGCTTTTTCGATAACGACATCAAGGTGCGCGCGCCTTTTGATGCCCGTCAATTGTTGCAGCGCTTCGGTCTGGACAAGCACTTGGCGACAGCGCCGGGGCAATTGCCGGAACCTGGAGTGCTGCCATGA
- a CDS encoding endonuclease/exonuclease/phosphatase family protein codes for MTQPELIPITPTASITRFTVLTVNIHKGFTALNRRFILPELREAVRSVGADMVFLQEIHGTHEQHPQRYSDWPKMPQYEFLADSIWPQFAYGRNAVYPHGDHGNALLSKFQIVRHDNLDISQSGHENRGLLHCVLRLPGSGQEMHAICIHLGLREVHRQQQLRLLEQRISEIPADAPVVVAGDFNDWRQRADLSQSGLEEVFVQTQGKPARTFPARLPLLALDRIYVRNLKVHNPRVLTTRPWSHLSDHVPLSVEIEL; via the coding sequence ATGACACAGCCGGAGTTGATTCCTATCACACCTACCGCATCCATTACTCGCTTCACCGTGCTGACGGTCAATATCCACAAGGGTTTTACCGCCTTGAACCGGCGTTTCATTCTGCCCGAGCTGCGCGAAGCCGTGCGCAGCGTCGGCGCCGACATGGTGTTCCTGCAGGAAATCCACGGCACCCACGAGCAGCATCCACAGCGCTACAGCGACTGGCCGAAGATGCCGCAGTACGAGTTCCTGGCCGACAGCATCTGGCCGCAGTTCGCCTACGGGCGCAACGCGGTCTACCCCCATGGCGACCACGGCAACGCGTTGCTGTCGAAATTCCAGATCGTGCGTCACGACAACCTCGACATCTCCCAGAGCGGCCACGAAAACCGCGGCCTGCTGCATTGCGTGCTGCGCTTGCCGGGCAGCGGGCAGGAGATGCATGCGATCTGCATCCACCTGGGCCTGCGTGAAGTGCATCGACAGCAGCAACTGCGCTTGCTGGAGCAGCGCATCAGCGAGATTCCGGCCGACGCGCCGGTGGTGGTCGCCGGCGATTTCAACGATTGGCGCCAGCGCGCCGACCTCAGCCAAAGCGGCCTGGAAGAAGTCTTCGTGCAGACCCAGGGCAAACCTGCGCGCACCTTTCCCGCGCGCCTGCCGTTGTTGGCGCTGGATCGCATCTACGTGCGCAATCTGAAGGTGCATAACCCCCGTGTGCTGACCACGCGTCCCTGGTCCCATTTGTCTGACCATGTGCCGCTGTCGGTGGAGATTGAGTTATGA
- the clsB gene encoding cardiolipin synthase ClsB — MNVAVEHIATDQPPDDAKARDLDYGWQSGNRIDLLENGEAYFPRVFEAMREAQREILLETFILFEDKVGFELKAILIEAAQRGVKVVASLDGFGCGELSPTFLRELAEAGVAVQMFDPASKTLGIRTNWFRRLHRKIVVVDASVAFIGGINFSADHLGDFGPEAKQDYAVQIVGPAVADLHHFALAQSGRQVRTRRGWRRRQQRPTPWATSDGDGLVRLIYRDNVQHRDDIEEAYIHALSKARTRAVIANAYFFPGYRLLREIRNAARRGVHVQLIMQGQPDVLLAKLAARMLYDYLLKDGVVIHEYCQRPLHGKVALVDEDWSTVGSSNLDPLSLALNLEANVLIRDRAFNQQLYESLEALARDHCQTMPAKRKPRLWLWRLTVGFLVFHVMRHFPALTGWLPAHKPRLKPIESPAHDV; from the coding sequence ATGAACGTCGCTGTAGAACATATCGCCACCGACCAGCCACCGGACGATGCCAAGGCGCGTGACCTCGATTACGGCTGGCAGAGCGGCAACCGCATCGACTTGCTGGAAAATGGCGAGGCTTACTTTCCCAGGGTGTTCGAGGCCATGCGCGAGGCGCAGCGCGAGATTCTGCTGGAGACGTTTATCCTCTTCGAAGACAAGGTCGGTTTTGAACTAAAAGCTATTCTGATCGAAGCCGCGCAGCGCGGGGTGAAAGTGGTGGCCAGCCTGGATGGCTTTGGTTGCGGCGAACTGAGCCCAACATTTTTGCGCGAGCTGGCCGAAGCCGGGGTGGCGGTGCAGATGTTCGATCCGGCCTCGAAGACGCTGGGCATCCGCACCAACTGGTTCCGGCGCCTGCACCGCAAGATCGTGGTGGTGGATGCCAGCGTGGCGTTCATCGGCGGTATCAACTTTTCCGCCGACCATCTGGGCGACTTCGGCCCTGAAGCCAAACAGGATTATGCGGTGCAAATCGTGGGCCCGGCGGTGGCTGACCTGCACCACTTCGCCCTGGCGCAAAGTGGTCGTCAGGTGCGCACCCGGCGTGGATGGCGGCGGCGTCAGCAACGCCCTACGCCATGGGCAACGTCTGACGGGGACGGCCTGGTACGCCTGATTTATCGCGACAACGTGCAGCATCGCGATGACATCGAGGAAGCCTACATCCACGCGTTGAGCAAAGCCCGTACGCGCGCCGTGATCGCCAATGCGTATTTCTTCCCCGGTTACCGCCTGCTGCGGGAAATCCGCAATGCCGCACGCCGTGGCGTGCACGTGCAATTGATCATGCAGGGCCAGCCGGATGTGCTGCTGGCCAAGCTGGCGGCGCGCATGCTGTATGACTATCTGCTCAAGGACGGCGTGGTCATTCACGAGTACTGCCAGCGCCCGCTGCACGGCAAGGTCGCGTTGGTAGACGAGGACTGGAGCACCGTAGGGTCAAGCAACCTGGACCCGTTGAGCCTGGCATTGAACCTTGAAGCCAATGTGCTGATCCGCGATCGGGCATTCAATCAGCAGTTGTACGAAAGCCTGGAAGCGCTCGCCAGGGACCATTGCCAGACCATGCCGGCAAAACGCAAACCGCGCCTGTGGTTGTGGCGCCTGACCGTAGGCTTCCTGGTATTTCATGTGATGCGTCACTTCCCCGCCCTCACCGGCTGGCTGCCGGCACACAAGCCGCGTTTGAAACCCATTGAGAGTCCGGCCCATGACGTCTGA